AAGTCCGAGCGCCGACAGCGTCGCCGGCTCGGGGACTGGGTGATACTCCTGACGAATCTCGGTCACGGTCACGACTGCGTTCGGGTTGATCGTGAAGTACAGGGTGTCCTTTTGCGCGCGGCCTCGCGCAGTCGCCGTCGGCGATCCCGTGTTGGCCGGCGAAAGGAACGGGAACGTCACTTCGGCTTCCCAAGGCACCTCGACGTCGCTCGTCGTGTTGAACGTGCCGTCAAGCAGACCGTCCACCAGCGGGTTGGAATCGATCTCGCCGTTGGCATACCGGTAGATCTTCTCGCTCGCCACGAACTCCATCGACGCGAACTGTTGGGCCTGCGAGGTCCGAATCGTGCCCTTGAGGATCATGCGCACGCTGTCGAACGGAATCGGAGAGTCGAAATCGTACGTCCAGCTGATGTCGCCCGACAGGTTGCTGGAGTTCAACTCGAAGCCGCTCACGTCGAGCCGGTAGGTAAAGCCCGACTCCACCGGAGTCAGCAAAACGCCGACTTCCGAACTGGCCGCGCTCACGGTTGTAAAAATCCCCGCTTGGGCGCATGCAGCACCCAGCGCAAGACAAAGTAATCCTGCTGTTCGTCTCATTCAATTTCTCCTTTTCGCACGACGGCGAAGCAAACTAACGGATCCAATTCCCAGCGCCAGCAAACTCGCCGGCTCGGGCACCACCTGCTCGGTGTAGGTGAGAGACAAGATTGAGACCTTGGAAATGCTCGTGATGCCCGCGTTGGTCAGATCGATATCGACGAACACATCGAAGAAGCTCTCTTGGCCAGCGAAATTCATCGTTCCGCTGTTGAGCGCTTCGAGTGTGCCGCCCGCGGTCTGGCTCATGACGAGCGTCTGAGGACCGGGGTTGTGCGCCGCGACGATATCCACCGTTGCGAATCGGGCCGAACCATTGGGCAACGCCGTCACAGATGTGAGGTAATGCCCGGCCGTGGCCGTCACCTGGTAGTGCAGCGTCACCGCGTTCACTCCGGCTCCGGTCACATACAAGCTGGGCAGCGTGTATTCGATCCCGCTTGAGCCAAATGGCCCGACCGTACCGCCGAAGCTGCCAGGCCCCGTGATCGAAATCGGCGTAAACGTAATGGCTTGTGCTGCAGACACTGCACACAAGGCCCCAAGAAGCAATCCAGTCCTTCTCATCATGTCCTTTCCTCTTTCCGAAGCAAATTCGCCACCCGGTCAAAGGGCGGCTGTCGAAACCCAATGTATATCAATTTGGGGCGCTTTCGTCTTGAGAGAAATACTGGCTTTGGCCTTTCCCGGCAGGAATGCTTGGGTGAATGTCCAATTTATAACCCAGCCGAGTGAAACCTGCAATTCAACGAGGGCCGAGCTTTCCCCAATGAGCTTCCTCGTGTACAATTCTCCGACGCATCTCAAAAGGACCACCCGAACTCATGGCAACTGACCGATCCACCCCCGCATCGACCAAGAACTCCGACCGCGAGCGCGCGCTCGAAAGCGCCCTCCAACATATCGAAAAGGCGTTCGGCAAGGGAAGCGTCATGTGTCTTGGGCAAGGCGAGCGCGACGAAATCGCCGTTATCCCGACCGGCTCTTTGAGCCTGGACATCGCTTTAGGCGTCGGCGGGCTGCCAAGAGGGCGAATTGTAGAAATCTACGGGACAGAGTCTAGCGGAAAGACCACCCTTGCGCTCCACGTCATCGCCGAGGCCCAACGCAAAGGAGGCATGGCGCTGTTCGTCGACGCAGAACACGCCCTCGATGTCGAATACGCCCGTTCGCTAGGGGTTGACATTGAAAAGCTGTACATAAGCCAGCCCACGTCGGGCGAGGAGGCGCTTGAGATTATGGATGCCATGATCCGCTCGGGCGCGATGGACGTGGTCGTGCTCGACTCTGTCGCGGCGCTCGTTCCGAAAGCCGAGATCGAGGGCGAAATGGGCGATGCTTTCGTAGGAATCCAAGCTCGAATGATGTCGCAGGCCCTGCGGAAGCTCGGCGGCTCCATCAGCAAGTCGAAGACCGTCGCGATTTTCATCAACCAGCTTCGTGAGAAGATCGGCGTGATGTATGGCAACCCCGAGACCACCCCCGGCGGCCGAGCGCTCAAGTTCTG
The genomic region above belongs to Candidatus Nitrosymbiomonas proteolyticus and contains:
- a CDS encoding recombinase RecA, yielding MATDRSTPASTKNSDRERALESALQHIEKAFGKGSVMCLGQGERDEIAVIPTGSLSLDIALGVGGLPRGRIVEIYGTESSGKTTLALHVIAEAQRKGGMALFVDAEHALDVEYARSLGVDIEKLYISQPTSGEEALEIMDAMIRSGAMDVVVLDSVAALVPKAEIEGEMGDAFVGIQARMMSQALRKLGGSISKSKTVAIFINQLREKIGVMYGNPETTPGGRALKFWASVRLEVRRADAIKVGTEQVGARTKVKVVKNKVAPPFRLAEFDILYGKGISKSGDVLDGATNIGVVTRAGTYYNYGELRLGQGRDNARQFLDDNQEVFEEIEAKVRAALGKSKPSLNVAVVASDDA